The genomic segment GGTCCCGTCTATTGGGTTTGTCGTGACTCATGCAGTCCGAAAACAAAACTGACTTTTCAAATGTCAGCTTTTCCAGACCCCTAGGATGACTCACGTTGATAACAGATCAGTCCATGCCCTGGCAATTAGACTGCCATAATGTTGGAGTTCACTGGGATCGCCAGATTTATACCATTACCAGAACTGCAGTTCCAGACCGAAGCAAAAACCCCTAATAAAGTGTAGTCAATAAGTGTATATATACAACACTAAGCTGAGATTTTAAATTTAATCTGTAAGATGAGTCTGTAAAATAAGTACTCAGTAGCTTACTTGCTTTAAAGCGTAAGTGCTTTTTAGCCTCTGTGTTAATCTATCGTTAAATATTGATCAGATATTCTGATGACACAACATGCTGTCATGCCACAGTAGGCTAGGGTGATGTCACTGCACCCGAGCACTGTGATTGGCCCAGCACCTGAAACCATACAGAACTATTTGTTAAACATCAATACTAGAGAGAGGCAAGATTTTAAATATTCACCTGTTTAGTATGATGTCATCCTGTTTAACTGGCAATACAAAATAGCCAAATCACATACGATTATGTCAAAAGAGCACAGATATATCAAAATATTATTGTGATAGCTTTCGTACTGTgaataaaacaagaaaatatGACAAACTTTATTCTACACTGCACAAAAGAATAGAAATTGAAAGTcctccattttattttttatttttttcaataaaGTCACACAATTTTGAGTTGAATGAGAGGTATAATTGATTTCTAATAATACAAACTGAACCCTTGGGAGACATGCCCTGAAAAGCACTTATTCATTTCTGGAAACTCTCTAAGCAATCCAACACCGAGGGTGAACAGAACATGGAATTTTTGTTTTATACTCATTCCCGTCATCATTTATCAGCAGACTTTTTCGCTGATTCCACTACATATATGCACATCAAACAGCCAGAAGCTAGCAAGGACAGTTTGGGTACCTTTCAGCACAATGGAAgatttcatgtaaacagacccGATTAACTTTCGATCTTCAGTCAGTTAACAGCAGTTGTTCCTTTTCTTCTAAAGCTATACTATGTTTTGGAGTGGAGGGAAAACCTTCCTTCCCAGCCTATGTAGTGAATGGTGTCATTACAACAACATGGTAATAATACAGTGTGCAACGCGACCTTCATCACCTAATAGGGATGAACTGATTATATGGAAAACTGAAGCAACTGTTGTTTCTCCGATTGTGTGTTACAAAGTATCTTCAAGGGTATTAAACAATGAAAATAACACATAATGGATCCGGAATCAGGATTTACGATAAAGCTATAGCTCGAACCATTTGAGTGTGACCACTTCATCTAACCAACAGTCAATGACAACATCATTTTCACCccctatttttttaattagatCATCTTTAAGGATATAAAGGTTTGTGCCTAAAACAGAGGTAGGTGAGTTTATTTCCAACTTGGCAAAGTGTCCTATTCTGAACATGCTCTAGGGGGGACCTACCAGTCAATAGAACCCTGTCCTTTATACCAAGCCAGATCATGACATAGGTTGCGTTCTTCAACAAGACATACAAGCCCCCTaaccgacccccccaccccccattgaaATCCAGGAAGTCCTGAGAGAGACTTCCCCTACATCATCAGAATGCCTGAAACAAAAGACCAATTGGTGAGAGAGTGTTACCATGGCAGCAACctggtaaataaataaacagaaatctGGCCGGAGCTGAAGGCTGAGCAATAGTGGGTAGCACTGATTTAACTTAGCTTTAAAATAACCATGACTTTTGCCATTCTGCATGGCACAAATGTAATAAGGAAACTACAAACTATTATTTAAAGGAAGCTGTATCACTCGACACGTCTACGTAATGACACCATCATCCTCTCTACAGGATTAAATGCGCTGAGTCACAGTGGCTATAtttaagtgtgtgtcatttttgccgatttttgttttttgtctgaCATTCATTTCTTATTGTATGTCTTTAAAACGCTACCATTGtagttaataaaaggacaaagcTACAAAGAATCTCATAATGAAACTATCCACCCTAAATTCCTTCAGATAACAATTTCGACATCTTGCCTTTTTTACATGAAGGAGATGATGAGGGAGATCCGTTTACCTCAAATAGCGCTCATGTGGTTAGACATCACTTTCAACAATGATTCTTCAATTTTCACCAGCTTATGTTCTGCAAACGACCGTAATGTTAACACGGCGTTGGCCCAGCCATACTGTAAGATGGTTCGTTCTGCTGTATCCGGATAAAGATACCGCACTTATTTCTGTAGTCTAAATCACTAGAAAACACAATGTCGCGTTGCAGTCATCAAATTATACAAACATCCCTTCAGTgttattaaagaaaaataatcGCACAACATCAAACGGAATCAATTAAGAATATGCACAAAAATAACGCAGCTACAAGCGCCCTATACGCAACAAGCCCAAGCCTTAGTCAATATCATCCAGCTATAgagttaaaaaatatatattattattaaacaaTCTGGAAACGTATACTTTTCcagtataaataaaattaattatttaacgCATTAATTAAAGGAACCTTGGATCAACTGTTGAAATGTCTCCAAATTTCACTTTGACTACATACGAATTAAAACTCGTGAAATAAGGAAATGACGAAGGTATATTTCTACGGCATATGAGAAAGTCAAATTAAAGGCATTACATAATACTGGGGGAAAGGCCGGACCATTATGACAGGCGCATTATCGGTAGATATGCTCGGCGTCGGTTTCCCGAATGCGTGATCTCCTTCGTTTTACTGGAAGGGCTTGTCTTTCATAACGGGAGTCAAACCGATTCGCCTTCCACAGCCTTTTGCTTAATTTGAGTTGTACCTGTCAATAATCTAGTAACATGTCTGGACGCTTCCCTGATCCTATTCGTCTTCCTACTTCCCTACTGGCACAATATTACTGACCCGCTTCCCGGAAAGAATGACGCGTCGTGCTGCGTGTCAGATAAAGTAGGATTATTCTCTTAAAGCAGCAAAACATCCCGACAATGATGAAACCATCGCATTACAGAACTGTTTAAAAGCTCTTTTTTTGTTTGAGACTGATAAATAAACGATACTtttcataaaaaataatataaggATATAAAATGAGAATGTAAAATGAATATAAGAATGACTATAAACGTAATTGTAAAATATCTTGCATATTTTCACCTTAAAGAAAAAAGATATTTTGGTTAGTGTGTTATGACGAAACCTATATGTTAGCTTTCTGGAAATGTAGTTAATGGTTGGGAACGTCTTGACTTTACGTACGTCAAGAGGACGTTTTAACCTAATATCAATGATTAATATcagtaatattaatattattacatcATCTCAAGTATAAGTATTCAGAACCAAGGCGTGTGAACCATGAACCAGTGAGGAAAGTCGTTGTGGATATTTACACAACGTTATAGCTATTGTTCATTACAGTCGTCGCGATTTGGGTTCAtgttaatgtgtatttgaaaCTGGAGTTTCTGGAAATGAACACGATTAGAATCATTTGAGAGATGTATTCAGGTTATCACACTGTGGGTGAATCGTCATGGTTAATGTAACAtttgctgaaaaaaaaacttaaaagacCAGGTGGACGGTTGAATAGCTTAGCCTCAGAGACACCACTTAGACCTAGTAACTGGATATTTATTAATAGGGTCCTGCAGTAGTCATACATAAAGATTTCTCAACAATGAACCAACCTCTACTCAAATAAACCTACCCCCACTTAAAGCCTCTTAGCCCCAGACTGCACCTGTACAAATGGAGGGATCATGTTGATTGACGCATTTACCCTTCAGGAATATTCCACCAACAATTAACCAAGAGCCACCTACAGATACTAAAAAAGAACCCATAAACTGAATTCAGTcaaaatattttgaaaatgacaaaTAAATAAGTTTGAGCTATGAGTTTATGATTAATAAACGGTACATTATTCATTAAATTAAAAGCTAAAGGAAACCAGTTTCAGTTCAATCTCACCTTCTGTTTGAACTCAGTTCTTTCTTTTATGACAGAATATGACCCTATAGACCTTTGCACCCCCGTCCTTTCGCACAGAGTCAGGAACGAATATCATGATGTGATTATTGCCTGGATGTCTGAACCACTCAAATATGCAGAACGATGCATTTAAAGTAGGAAACCACTCGTGGTACCTCATGGTACGAGCAACCTGTGACCTTCAGTGTGTTCTGTGCATGATGAAGAAATCAGCAGGAATTTGAAACAGGAAATGAATCATTTCATGAAATGTTTCAGCAGAAGTGCTTCGATTGCCAAAATGACATTGTTAGTCTGAGGTCTGATGTAATGTTCAGTAAACCCCTGATTTCAATCAAGCCCCCTCTTAGATTCTGATGTGGGAGTGtgtttttaataaaatgtaCTGGATGCAATGAATATTTCTATATATTTCAAATAGAATGTAGCAATctgataatatttatatatttcccaTAAAACTTGTATGATTACAGATGACATATCTACTAAATAGAAGGTGGGTAGCGTATAGGTTGACGTTCACCTGTGTTTTTACTTaaatttaatactttttttattgaaagATGTTGAAAACATTCAGTGCATGATTAAGCATGATTCCTTCTGCTACGGCAAAGTAGGAATTTCATCCTGCTTGGACAGTGGGCCATTCCGTAGATTTTACACATTCATCACTTGGGTTCCATTGCTTTTCCTAAAACCAAGACTATCCCTACTGGGGCACCACTGTAAAATATTGACTCCCATgtcctaatgtttttttttgtttgttgtaaTTTCCCAGTTCATGCTGTCCAAGGTTCCCGCATGGAAACTCACCGCAGTGTGCTTATGAACGCGGCAGTGTTCGTGCACCTTGGTAACGCTGTCTGTGTATACAGACAAACGCGAGCAATGGGGTGGGGCAGGCAGCTGAtagatgggatggggggggggtaggtgggcaGCACTGGAAGTTTCCAGGGCTTCATTGCAAAGACAGCACTGGATGGCCACTGGGTTGCACTTCACACCTCAGTGGGGCATGTGGTCTCGTCCCACTCTACCCACGCTCTTTGTTCTCATGCTGATGCAGACTCATGTATAAAACCAGCAGGTGGCCTGTCACGTTCTCCAGGCCCCAAGACCAAATCTCAAGGTATGAGTCTGTAATTTAACTGCCTgctggtttttttttctgtttctggTCTGTACCCATTAACAGAGCTCAGTAAGTTACTGGAGTATTTTTGGTTAGGTTTTTATATTTAGGTAATATGCTCTCCTGGGACTTCAACCAGCAAGATACTTGGTTAGGTTAATGAGTTTAAGTTCATAAACAATCAAAACATTCAAACAGTTTTTCTATGCTTTATCATTACTCCCGAAAACTATTGTTACTCACTAAGATGGCGATTTACTTGTGGCTAAACTTCTTTCTCTCTAGTTCCTATCTGTTCTCCTGGTTTCTTCATTGCCGTTAGAGACATCACACTCCCCCTTATCATCCATTCACAGGCAGTAATATCAGTTTATAGTCTAGTCTGTGTCAAATTGCTTTGGTGTTGATGGTGAATTCGACATAATGGTTCTGTCTTTCAGTACAAGAGCTATAAATGTTTTCTTGACATCAGATGGAAACTTCACTTTTTAGCAAAATTTTACTAGGTTTGGGATGGCATGCATTGTTGTTGACCAGCCTAGGTAataagaatggatggatggatggatggaactgtttCTTTGCTTATCCCATCTTTCTCTCCTTGAGCAAGCCTGGGGGTCACAAAGCAGGGATAACTAGTATCCGGCAGCCTTGGGGCAATTAGCGCAAAGGTCAAAGAGCAGCGCCAGTCTGGCAGCACCAGGATTCGAACCAAAGACCTGATCAcactgagccaccccccccccttttttcccATTGATTTTAATGCAGTGATTTCAATTAAATATTTCTACAATTGCTGCAAAGACCTAATAAAAATTTTTGAAGACATAATAGAAAGAGATATCATCTACCATAGAAACCACAGAATGCAACACATTCTAAAGTATTATTAAACATGACAAGACAAAAATCATCAGCTATGTTTTTACAAGCGTCATCTTTATATTAGTCACCTTAAACAATACACTCTGGAACCAAACTCTGTTATACAAACAACAGTATTTGTCTTTTTATTAAGGTAATGAAAGGTTTCAATAAAGGGTATTCTTAAATATATTCATTCTACTGTGTTATTGTTATGTATTCTTATACAACGAATAATATCTATATTATTACGAATGCCTAGTACGTAATACGTATTACTGTTCAGTAAGTGTGCGTATATGTCTATTATGTAATGTCTACGTATTGAAACGTGCAATAATTAaatgtactccggtttccccccacagtccaaaaacatgctgaggtgaattggagttgccaaattacccataggtgtgcttgtgtgagtgaatggtgtgtgagtgtgcaccccatcctggttgttccctgccttgtccccGGAGcctccgggataagctccggacctcCCCACGGCCCAGaacaggacaagcggttacacaaaatggatggatgaaacagGTAATACGTGAACACGATATAATCTTCGGCActtaataaatcaataaaaaaaattaaaaaaaaacaggcacagAGTGGTAAACATCCACCTCACTGACTGAACATTTGACTTGATATCTGCGTAAACATGAATTCTCTGATATAAGAGAATCTAGTCAATCCCATAATAAATATCCGGTTTTAAAATCCGCCAAAATTTTATGTCTCGGTAAATCTGTACATGGAAAATCACTTCTACAATATTTTCTTTGAATTATTGATTATTCTATCAGTCTAGTACTTGCCACTTAGTACTTTAATAAGCAGCAGGGCTTTTTGGTGGTGAGGGGGAGCTGCGGCTGACTGCGGCGCTCCTCTCACAATGGCGTCCTAGTCGGTCGCCTATGTCGACCACCACTGCATTGGCAGTGTATATCTAACATGGGTTATAATGATTGCGACCCCGAAAACTCACAGTAGACGAATATAATCAGCACTGACATGTCGCATGACCAGTCTATCTTTACCTACCTCCTATTACGTACGTTAAATTGATAAATTGTGGCATATTCTGTTTCGCAACTTGGACGGGAGAAACAAGATATCAATACAAATGTCTGCGTTCAAATAAATCCATTTTGTTGGGACCCCCCATATCAAGCAACCTGTTTAATACCACCAGTCGCAATTGTTAGCAGGTTTTTTTGTACTGAGCAGAGGTTGTATTGATTGTATATGAGCAATGTCATGTCAATAAAGACACTCTAACGCTCTCAGAAAAAGGGGTAAAAACGGTACACTTcagaaaaaaaaggtaaaattttgtacctttgcttgtaccCTTGAAACTGTACATTTTAAGGTCTGGGGAACATCCTAAAGGTACAAATGgcattaatgtacccccaatggtacGAAAatgtctgtaccttaaaaggtacaattacctacagctaaggatAAATTGGCAGACCACTGAGGGTATACAGCCCcactgacaagcaaaggtacaaattgttaCCCTTTTTCTGAGAGTATAGCGTCAATGGCCACTTGACCAGAGCAGTTTAAGTTATCAGCTGTTACACCAAGACTATAGTGATTCACAGTGTTCAGGAACATAGACTCTAGTATTAAATCATACTTTTATTCCTGTATGTCATGATAAATGATTAAGAAAAATCGCCAAATGCCAATTCGAAACTCCATATGTTATGAGAATGCCTGCTCGAAACAGTCATATCAGAAATAGGTTACGTGAAACTTTCAAAGGAATGGTTATAGCGACGTTTCCCATTTGGCAATTTCCGCATATGACGCTGGACATGTGGAATAATTAGGTGCGTAATGAATATTTTTTATGACTAATGTGATTTTTAAATTACATAGTATTGTTTAATTAATACGTAACGTATCTTGGCAACATAATATAAACATCCTAATAGGTTAAGACTGCTTAATTTGGTATGCAAAATATTTTCAACCGCCTGAATCACATATCTGTTTTTGGTTCTGTgataaaattttttaaaaaactttcaTTATCAGAATGCCGCAGAAATACAACATGTGTACATTTAGAATTTAAGTAAGTACACTTAATAATTGCCAATATTATCATAAAAGAAAGTTACTCAAGtgcagctaaaaaaaaaaaactttaccaAGTAATTCGCTCTTTGATTTAAGTGAATAAGCATTAATcggacaaagaaaaaaaacccactaaACTGCTGAGCCACGTTACTACAGCAAACGTAAGCGAGTTAACATGAGAAACTCGAAACACCCGAACTGCGAGTTCAAGACGAGACTCACGGAAATACCCTAaattgtattgcactttatccTTAATTATCTCACAAGGTTTCAATAACCCAAAGTAAACAATtacaatatacatatataggaAATATTAATCACAATGTTTAACAAAAAACTCAATATAGCCAAATTCAAATGAACAATTTTAGACATTtacaatttacaaatatttaaaaagtaaatgctTTAAACTAGTTATGGTGACGTGCTGTGATATTATATCCTATTACTCTTATTGTGTAAATAGATACAAACTAACTTAGAGCATTTCGGCTTTTATGCACATACAACTGAAACCTTTAGACAAACAGACAAGAGAACGTGGTACATTACCTTAATTTTCTTATCCCATCATTATCGGATTTTTTCATTTGgtcaccaaaattgaaatgaacGTGCTACCATTGCAGTAATAATAGGGGAAATAATAAGATAAACTTATAATAATATTatcaacagcaataataataacaataatattgattattattattattattattcttattattattattatatggtaGTTGTAGTAGGaggcaataataataaataaacaaataaaaaaataagaaaatcatATCGAGATGTATTTTTAAGCAGTTAAACTCCTGAACTGTAACTTCTAATGTGGACAACGAGACCCGGGTCTGTGTAttaaaatgtcttttatgtCTCCCGAATAGGTAGCCGTATACTGGACATGCCTGAAGTCTCAGGTCATTAACTGGGTATGTCTTTATGGGCTCATTAGCGCGAAATGCTGTGGGTTTGAATTCCCCCTGGGAATAGTAGCCTGGCCGGCCTGTTATGGTGAGCCGCGCGGTGTTGCGCGCTTGCATCATCGGCCAGCTCCCGCTGTCCTATTAATAGAATGACGTCACCTCTGACAGCGTCTTACTACAAGGATGCCTTAGCTAGTCTCCCTTTATAAAGCGGGTGATGCAACTGGACTGCGTTAGCTGTAAGTTTCACTACAAACAGAAGGGACACGGGTGAAGCCTTTCGGACGGCACTGTATTCTCTTGTAAACGGCAGATCTTATCGAGAGGTAGGTGCGATCGCATTTTGTTATCGATGATGGGTCTCGGGGTTTAGCTCCGTACGTTTTCATTAATCCTAAACGAATAGTACGAAGGTGAATCCGGGATCGAAGTATTCTGCCAGTGTCCGGTAATATCATTCTCAGAATACGCCTGTATTAACAGTAATACAAGACGCTCCTGTTTATTACGCATGGGAATGTTTACGGGTTTGATTGAAGCGTCTGTTGTTTTCAGTGGCTTGTTGTCCTACACGCAGGCTACTTTTCACACCAGAAGTTTTGAATGATCTTCGAAAGGAAAGTGTCAGTCAGCTCAGAAAGGCTTAGAAAGTTCGTCTAAATCCACTTAATAAAATAATAGTTTACGAACCCTGTTTTCTACTTAGTTACTAGAAACGGAGTTCCTTAGTgtaaaaatgaaagtgaaattaGGATTTTTCAACAGCCCCAATAGTTAGTTATCTACTGGAATGCCTACAGTTTATCGTATATGTCCCTCGTATTGTATCTTAGCAATATGAAGACTAGTGGGTTTATACAGCTGCTGGTGTTACCGGTAAAATAGGCTAATAGCCTAGTTAGGACATTTAAAAGAAGATCATATTCTGTATTTTGAAAAACACTCCTTTTTGCGAAATATTTAAATTGGCCTGTGCTGTTTACCTAATGGCATTAACTTAGATTCGGTTTTTGTTTCTCTAGTATGATCTATTTCTCGATGTGTAAGAATGAATCTGAAGCGCGATAGCAGGTATCTTTTTACAGCAAACACCCACAGTTAATTCACATTTAATTTATTGGGCagatacttttatccaaagggGAGTATAATTGAGaaagctggggggtgggggtcacgaATTGACGGCTCGTTTCAGTTTTAGTTCTGCCTGCCGTAGAAAGCAAGTCATTCCTGAAGTCTGGGTACTTTCGGATTTACTTACACAGTAAAGGGGGATTAACTTTATTGCTTGAACCGACTGGCGTCATTCAGACACTGGCTGCTCTCAGGGTTGATGGAGATCATTTGACTGTGGGCATTTTTTCAAAACATTCCATGAAAAAGTCCTGCCATTTAAAAGTTTTCCCTTGATTGTTTTTTTATAGAATAACTTCAGAACTTCGTTTCAGTATACCATTAAGGCTTATCCTGTATTTCCGTACATGACAGCGCGTCTTTATTCACCTTCCAGGCAACATAATGATGCTTCAGTGTCCCGGACTGGGTCCCTCGGAGATCAGCGCATCGGCTTTGGTTCCTTGCCTCTCCCCGCCGGGGACGCTCACCCTGGACGACTTCACCAACTTCACGCCGCTGGTGAAGGAGGAGCTCCGCCTGGCGATTCAGAACAAGCGTCTGTCTAACGGGCTGAACTCCATCATGAACGACTATACAAGTTCCAGCTCTGAACGAACCTCGGAGCAGCTGTCGGTGAGGCGAGAGGTAAGAAATCGATCCTGTATTCCTGTTCTTGtaaacatatattttattttaaaatataaatttaccgAACTCAAAACTTATATGGTAATTGCAACTTAGTCTCTCGTAATACAAatataatattttcatttagttTATATCGTAACATATGTGTAAAGTCTTAAAACGTTTCTAACTCTTAAGGCTAATCATTATTTCACCATTTTCTAATTTCCTTTTTAATGTAAGTACTCCGGAACAAAACCGTGTCTCCATATGCGTACTATACCTCCTGTCTGGGCATGTTATTTTGCACCACAGACTTGTTTACAAGTTGAAAGGATGGGTAACTAAAGGTCACGCAGAACTTTTTAGCGTGAGATCGTGAGTGCCGCTAATTTATGGCATAGATTTTTATGTATGTTTGTCTTTCTTTCAGGTTACTCCAGAGGAAAGCGAAAGGAGGAAAAGGAGACGTGAAAGAAACAAAATAGCTGCTGCCAAATGTAGAAATAAGAAAAAGGAGAAGACTGACTGCCTGCAGAAGGTAAGATTGAAAATTAGATAAAAGTCAATAGCAACTGAAATGGCATCTGAGCAGAATGGATTGTCCGGATAAATCAAGGCTTTATTTATGTTCAGTGGAGCTTTGTATATCATAAATGTATTTTCTTTGTATTACTTTGGCAATTTTCCCAAAAGTTAACTGGCATTTGGAGTAATCTGCTTGCATAGGTCCCGATAAGTAATCCTATttataaggttttttttttggaagtcCAGTTATATTCCAAAATTTTAGGTTCCCTAAAAATTCACTCAGGGACCCTTGGTATTTTcctgacacccccaccccttttATGGTGCCCCTGAACTGAGGCATAATTTCTTCCATTTGTTGCATACCATAACTACCATTTGTTGCGTACATTTACTAGTTCCTGGTGGCACTCGGGGGGGCATCACAAGTTCAAGTGTCCAGCTTCAACATGTCTCCCTGTACACCTTCCAGGAGTCGGAGAAACTGGAGTCCCACAATGCTGAGCTGAAGGCCCAGATTGAGGAGCTGAAGAGCCAGAAGCAGCAGCTGGTCTACATGCTGAACCTCCACCGGCCCACCTGCATAGTCCGTGCCCAGAATGGCCAGACGCCGGAGGACGAGAGAAACCTCTTCATCCAGCACATCAAGGAGGGCACTCTGCAGGACTTGATCACTGGCCCGGCCGTACTGAGTcacacttcagttcccaagtcCTGTGATCCCCACTGACTGAAGCAAGACTGGATCCATCTGCTTACAAGTGAAGATCCCAGAGACAATGTAACTTTCCACTCCCAATTTAAGGGACTTCTAGAGGAATTAAAGAGAGACTAGACGGCTCAACGGTTCCCTGTTTCACCCGGGATGGTACGCGGACCATTGCCTGTGAAGAAAAAGCATTATAGCACTAAGGAAAACCAAGATATTCGATTTGCtttaaaatatgaatatattttaattttactttGCCCTTACAATGTTGTCGATGGTAACTCACCCTGTCTTTGGTCAAATTTGTGTCACTTTATGTTAATTTAGTCTGGTTTA from the Brienomyrus brachyistius isolate T26 chromosome 19, BBRACH_0.4, whole genome shotgun sequence genome contains:
- the atf3 gene encoding cyclic AMP-dependent transcription factor ATF-3 yields the protein MMLQCPGLGPSEISASALVPCLSPPGTLTLDDFTNFTPLVKEELRLAIQNKRLSNGLNSIMNDYTSSSSERTSEQLSVRREVTPEESERRKRRRERNKIAAAKCRNKKKEKTDCLQKESEKLESHNAELKAQIEELKSQKQQLVYMLNLHRPTCIVRAQNGQTPEDERNLFIQHIKEGTLQDLITGPAVLSHTSVPKSCDPH